The following are from one region of the Apostichopus japonicus isolate 1M-3 chromosome 17, ASM3797524v1, whole genome shotgun sequence genome:
- the LOC139985105 gene encoding uncharacterized protein translates to MLTEIKAEVQHNKELLKTLTEANVLPESEEDDWLNEFPLKSLEGITSLEEKLKNDTGSRKKLVQKLSMIGGTNLDSSVRRILSFLMSSALATEFNWLGRGSAEKKAFSTLLLKDLIFRAISRNPFDKNSNPVIKLWLKHAADRNGARKDRQAQQPDCQLD, encoded by the exons ATGCTGACGGAGATTAAGGCGGAGGTTCAGCACAACAAGGAGTTGCTAAAAACACTGACTGAGGCAAACGTCCTACCAGAGAGTGAAGAAGACGATTGGCTAAATGAATTTCCTCTAAAGTCCCTTGAAGGTATAACTTCTTTGGaggaaaaacttaaaaatgacACAGGATCAAGGAAAAAACTG GTCCAGAAGCTGTCTATGATAGGTGGGACTAACTTGGATAGTAGTGTAAGAAGGATTTTATCCTTCCTAATGAGCAGTGCCTTGGCCACAGAATTCAACTGGTTAGGCAGGGGGAGTGCCGAAAAGAAAGCCTTTTCTACCCTTCTTCTGAAAGATTTGATTTTTA GGGCCATCTCAAGAAACCCTTTTGACAAAAACAGCAACCCAGTCATTAAATTATGGCTAAAACATGCTGCAGACCGGAATGGTGCCCGCAAGGACAGGCAGGCACAACAGCCAGATTGTCAGCTTGATTAA